A genomic region of Alnus glutinosa chromosome 11, dhAlnGlut1.1, whole genome shotgun sequence contains the following coding sequences:
- the LOC133882178 gene encoding cytochrome P450 CYP82D47-like produces the protein MEILSPSLNSFMAGLVSIILFCYYLLRRSRLIRPAKLAPFPAGAWPVIGHLPLLAGTEPPHRTLGAIADKYGPLFTVRLGLRNALVLSSWEMAKECFTTNDAAVSSRPKLVAAKHLAYNYAMFVLASYGPYWRELRKIVTLKLLSTSRLELLSYIRVSEVKATVEELYKLWSAKKNGSGQILVELKQWFGDMSLNVILRMVVGKRYFSVGAVGDENAAGERRCQTALEEFFRLFGLFVVSDAIPFLGWLDFGGHERAMKKTAKELDSILGEWLEEHKRKRASGAVAGGEQDFMDVMLSVLDGKVLAGYDADTINKATCLSMIGGGSDTSMVTLTWAISLLLNNRHVLKKAQEELDIEVGKERIVNESDIDKLVFLQAIVKETLRLYPPAPLSTPREFSEDCIIGGYQVPKGTRLITNIWKIQTDPRVWSDPLKFDPERFLTTHKHVDVKGIGQHFELIPFGSGRRACPGASFALQMVHLALASFLHMFEISAPSNAPVDMSERVGITNTKATPLEVLITPRLCSELYGVETV, from the exons ATGGAGATTCTTTCTCCTTCCCTAAATTCTTTCATGGCAGGACTTGTTTCCATAATTCTTTTTTGCTACTACCTGTTAAGGAGGTCCAGACTAATTCGCCCGGCCAAATTAGCACCTTTCCCCGCCGGCGCGTGGCCTGTAATCGGTCACCTCCCCCTGTTGGCAGGAACCGAGCCTCCCCACCGAACTCTGGGAGCGATAGCTGACAAGTACGGACCACTTTTTACAGTCCGGCTTGGGTTGCGCAATGCCCTGGTTTTGAGCAGTTGGGAGATGGCCAAAGAGTGCTTTACCACCAACGACGCGGCGGTGTCGTCGCGGCCGAAACTCGTCGCCGCCAAACACCTGGCCTATAACTACGCCATGTTCGTCCTCGCGTCCTATGGACCCTACTGGCGTGAATTGCGTAAAATAGTCACCTTAAAGCTACTGTCAACCAGCCGGCTGGAGCTGCTTTCCTACATTCGAGTCTCCGAAGTCAAGGCCACCGTAGAAGAGCTATACAAACTCTGGTCCGCGAAAAAGAACGGGTCGGGTCAGATTTTGGTGGAGCTGAAGCAGTGGTTCGGGGATATGAGTCTCAACGTGATTCTTAGGATGGTTGTCGGAAAGCGGTACTTCTCTGTTGGAGCGGTGGGTGATGAGAACGCAGCCGGGGAACGGCGTTGCCAAACGGCGCTGGAGGAATTCTTTCGTTTGTTCGGGTTGTTTGTGGTGTCGGACGCCATTCCTTTTCTTGGGTGGTTAGATTTTGGCGGACATGAGAGGGCAATGAAGAAAACTGCAAAAGAATTGGATAGCATTCTTGGTGAGTGGCTGGAAGAGCATAAGCGTAAGAGAGCTTCAGGCGCCGTGGCCGGAGGGGAGCAGGATTTCATGGACGTGATGCTTTCTGTCCTTGATGGCAAAGTCCTTGCAGGTTATGATGCTGATACGATCAACAAAGCCACGTGTCTG AGCATGATTGGAGGAGGCAGTGACACCAGCATGGTTACCTTAACTTGGGCAATATCGCTGTTGTTGAACAACCGCCATGTGTTGAAAAAGGCCCAAGAAGAGCTTGACATCGAAGTGGGCAAGGAAAGAATTGTAAACGAGTCGGACATTGATAAGCTAGTCTTCCTCCAAGCCATTGTAAAAGAGACATTACGTTTATATCCACCAGCGCCATTATCAACACCACGTGAGTTTTCGGAGGACTGCATCATAGGAGGCTACCAAGTCCCAAAAGGCACCCGGCTGATTACAAACATTTGGAAAATTCAGACAGATCCACGTGTATGGTCAGATCCATTGAAGTTCGACCCAGAAAGATTTCTCACCACCCACAAACACGTTGATGTTAAAGGTATTGGTCAACATTTTGAATTGATCCCTTTTGGAAGTGGTAGAAGAGCATGCCCTGGAGCATCTTTTGCCCTTCAAATGGTGCACTTAGCACTAGCTAGTTTCTTACACATGTTTGAGATCTCAGCTCCCTCTAATGCACCAGTTGATATGAGTGAGAGGGTTGGGATAACAAACACCAAAGCCACCCCGCTTGAAGTCCTCATCACACCGCGTCTATGTTCCGAGCTTTATGGAGTAGAGACTGTCTAA